A genomic window from Shewanella vesiculosa includes:
- a CDS encoding heme lyase CcmF/NrfE family subunit, protein MIPELGHFSLILGLAFALLLASVPLYGSARKDQYLVRYAWPLTYGMFFFISLSVIALGYSFAVDDFSVAYVAHHSNSQLPIFFKIAAVWGGHEGSLLFWVFALSVWTASVALFSKGLEEVFTARVLSVLAMIVVGFSLFMILTSSPFERIFPIPLEGRDLNPMLQDVGLIFHPPMLYLGYVGFSVCFAFAIAALMSGRLDSAWARWSRPWTLAAWIFLTGGISLGSWWAYYELGWGGWWFWDPVENASFMPWLVGTALVHSLIVTEKRGAFRNWTVLLSIFAFSLSLLGTFIVRSGVLTSVHSFAADPSRGLFILLLLGIAIGGSLTLFAFRASEMSSPARFELKSKETMLLICNVLLTVSAGTVLLGTLYPLLIDALGMGKISVGPPYFNAVFVPIVLVLFGFMGIGPIIRWKKSKAGEIKRQLLIPAIIALVVGVAAPFVAGGQFNAWVMCGVAATTWIMLSTFRAAYNMVSNKEGGISLNRIGRSQLGMLFAHFGIAVSVMGATIVSNYSIEKSVRMGPGISQELAGYTFKYLETKNVVGPNYTAQQGQIEIYKDDEFITLLKPDRRQYNVRTMDMTEAGIDWGLFRDLYVTMGDPINLTEFAVRLNYKPFVRWLWFGSIFMMIGGFLAASDKRYRVKQVATEEAVKAKLATA, encoded by the coding sequence ATGATTCCAGAACTTGGACATTTCTCGCTAATTCTCGGTTTGGCTTTTGCCTTACTGCTAGCTAGCGTGCCGTTATATGGTTCCGCCCGTAAAGACCAGTATCTCGTTCGTTATGCCTGGCCACTAACATACGGAATGTTTTTTTTCATCAGTCTTTCGGTTATTGCGTTAGGGTATAGTTTCGCTGTCGATGATTTCTCTGTGGCTTATGTCGCACATCATTCTAATTCTCAACTTCCAATATTCTTTAAAATTGCGGCAGTGTGGGGCGGGCATGAAGGGTCACTATTATTCTGGGTATTTGCGTTGTCTGTATGGACCGCATCGGTAGCCTTATTTAGTAAGGGATTAGAAGAAGTCTTTACTGCAAGGGTGCTATCAGTATTAGCGATGATTGTTGTCGGTTTCAGTTTATTTATGATCCTAACATCAAGTCCATTTGAACGGATCTTCCCTATCCCGCTAGAAGGTCGAGATTTAAACCCAATGTTGCAAGATGTGGGCTTAATCTTCCATCCGCCAATGTTGTATTTGGGGTATGTTGGTTTCTCGGTCTGTTTTGCTTTTGCTATTGCGGCTTTAATGAGTGGCAGACTTGACTCCGCTTGGGCTCGTTGGAGTCGTCCTTGGACATTAGCTGCATGGATATTTTTAACCGGTGGTATTTCATTAGGTTCTTGGTGGGCATATTACGAATTAGGTTGGGGCGGTTGGTGGTTCTGGGACCCAGTTGAAAACGCATCATTTATGCCTTGGTTAGTGGGTACCGCTTTAGTGCACTCATTAATTGTGACCGAAAAGCGTGGCGCATTCCGTAACTGGACCGTACTACTGTCTATTTTTGCTTTCTCTTTAAGTTTACTCGGTACCTTTATTGTACGTTCAGGCGTACTTACTTCAGTGCATTCTTTTGCAGCAGATCCAAGCCGTGGTTTGTTTATCTTGTTGTTGCTAGGTATTGCCATTGGTGGTTCATTAACTTTGTTTGCCTTCCGTGCAAGCGAAATGAGTAGCCCAGCTCGATTTGAGCTTAAATCGAAAGAAACCATGTTGTTAATTTGTAATGTGCTTCTGACAGTTTCAGCTGGTACTGTTTTATTGGGTACCTTGTATCCTTTACTCATTGACGCTCTAGGCATGGGTAAGATTTCTGTTGGTCCTCCATATTTTAATGCGGTATTTGTACCTATCGTGTTAGTGCTATTTGGCTTTATGGGAATTGGTCCAATTATTCGCTGGAAAAAATCTAAAGCCGGTGAAATTAAAAGACAGTTACTCATTCCAGCTATTATTGCTTTAGTTGTTGGGGTAGCTGCGCCATTTGTTGCTGGTGGTCAGTTTAATGCTTGGGTAATGTGTGGTGTCGCTGCGACAACATGGATCATGCTATCAACTTTCCGTGCCGCTTATAATATGGTGAGCAATAAAGAGGGTGGCATCAGTCTTAACCGAATCGGGCGTAGTCAGCTCGGCATGCTCTTTGCCCACTTTGGTATCGCGGTATCGGTAATGGGGGCAACAATTGTCTCTAATTATTCGATCGAGAAAAGCGTACGCATGGGACCTGGAATAAGCCAAGAACTAGCAGGTTATACATTTAAGTATTTAGAAACTAAAAATGTCGTCGGTCCTAACTATACTGCGCAACAAGGTCAAATTGAGATTTATAAAGATGATGAATTTATCACTTTATTAAAACCTGACCGTCGTCAGTACAACGTGCGCACTATGGATATGACTGAAGCGGGTATTGATTGGGGCTTGTTCCGTGACTTATATGTCACTATGGGCGACCCAATTAATTTAACTGAGTTTGCTGTGCGTCTTAACTACAAGCCGTTTGTACGTTGGTTGTGGTTTGGTTCGATCTTTATGATGATTGGTGGCTTCTTAGCAGCATCAGATAAACGTTATCGTGTGAAGCAAGTTGCTACAGAAGAAGCAGTAAAAGCAAAATTAGCGACAGCTTAA
- the ccmI gene encoding c-type cytochrome biogenesis protein CcmI gives MTTFWIFIALVVLIGLIMIWVPHFRQQKLLRAEESGVRRQTNLELFAERITILEKELNDDLLDQVEFEALKKELEINLLQDMSQKGDDSLDVEIKSKSALWPAFMTLCILAISGYLYQHLGAYQELANPPQASNPHQGMDTAQIMSQRVQMMEAKVEAQPEDSQAWFSLGHAYISANQYDKAVAAFDKVMQLVGTQAELLGPKATALYYKANQQMTPAIQAIIEQSLALDPQDPSTLLLVGMDAFFTANYQKAIDAWQMILDSDRNDVDKTALMNAIESANMRLNEASGAMSGDATPKSAVTSNAKTVEIEVTIAPELADKVSDSDTVFIFARATQGPKVPLAATKISASNLPVTITLDDSTSMGGDVKLSSVQEVEIIAVLSKNGSVKPQSGDLKGTIKTLKVGDNATLTLDTLVQ, from the coding sequence ATGACCACATTTTGGATATTTATTGCGCTTGTCGTACTTATTGGCCTAATCATGATTTGGGTTCCACATTTTCGTCAACAAAAGCTATTGCGAGCTGAAGAGTCTGGTGTCCGTAGACAAACTAACCTTGAACTTTTTGCCGAACGTATAACCATTCTTGAAAAGGAATTGAATGACGATCTATTAGACCAAGTCGAATTTGAGGCATTAAAAAAAGAACTAGAGATAAATCTACTTCAAGACATGAGCCAAAAAGGTGACGATTCTCTTGACGTAGAAATCAAATCAAAGAGCGCCTTATGGCCTGCTTTTATGACCCTGTGCATATTGGCCATTTCAGGTTACTTATATCAACACCTCGGTGCTTATCAAGAATTAGCGAATCCTCCCCAAGCAAGCAATCCACATCAAGGTATGGACACTGCACAAATCATGTCGCAACGCGTACAAATGATGGAAGCTAAAGTGGAAGCACAGCCAGAGGATAGTCAGGCGTGGTTTAGTCTTGGACATGCTTATATATCTGCTAACCAATATGATAAAGCCGTTGCCGCATTCGATAAAGTCATGCAATTAGTCGGTACGCAAGCTGAACTTCTTGGACCTAAAGCTACTGCACTTTACTATAAAGCGAATCAGCAGATGACACCGGCTATTCAAGCCATCATTGAGCAATCTTTAGCATTAGATCCACAAGATCCCTCAACACTGCTTCTCGTTGGTATGGATGCGTTCTTTACTGCGAACTACCAGAAGGCTATCGATGCTTGGCAAATGATCCTAGACAGCGATCGAAATGATGTCGACAAAACAGCATTAATGAATGCCATTGAGTCAGCGAATATGCGCCTTAATGAAGCATCAGGTGCAATGTCTGGTGATGCAACACCAAAGTCAGCAGTGACGAGTAATGCAAAAACCGTCGAAATTGAAGTAACTATTGCACCGGAGTTAGCTGATAAAGTATCTGATTCAGATACAGTGTTTATTTTTGCTCGGGCAACTCAAGGCCCTAAAGTGCCGCTGGCGGCGACTAAAATTAGTGCAAGTAACTTACCGGTAACGATCACTCTAGATGACAGTACGTCAATGGGGGGGGATGTGAAACTGAGTTCAGTTCAGGAAGTCGAAATCATTGCAGTATTGTCAAAAAATGGCAGTGTTAAACCACAGTCTGGCGACTTAAAGGGCACGATAAAAACGCTCAAGGTGGGTGATAATGCAACATTAACACTCGATACCTTAGTGCAATAA
- a CDS encoding cytochrome c5 family protein, producing the protein MKKLLVMTAAAALTLSANVFAQEGEAIYNKACQVCHSMGVAGAPKVHDTAAWEPRLAKGLDALVGSVKSGLNAMPPGGMCTDCTDDDYKNAIQFMSK; encoded by the coding sequence ATGAAAAAATTGTTAGTAATGACTGCAGCAGCTGCATTAACTTTGTCTGCAAATGTATTTGCTCAAGAAGGTGAAGCTATTTATAACAAAGCGTGTCAAGTATGTCACAGCATGGGTGTGGCTGGTGCGCCTAAAGTTCATGATACTGCGGCATGGGAACCACGCCTAGCAAAAGGTTTAGATGCCTTAGTGGGTTCGGTTAAGTCTGGTTTAAACGCTATGCCACCAGGTGGCATGTGTACTGACTGTACCGATGATGATTACAAAAACGCAATTCAGTTTATGTCTAAGTAA
- the ccmA gene encoding cytochrome c biogenesis heme-transporting ATPase CcmA, with the protein MTISNQSQVLLSANELTCIREDRILFDELSFNINAGDIVQIEGPNGAGKTSLLRIIAGLSRPYAGDVEYCGENINRCRDEFNHDLLYLGHLAGVKSELTAEENLNFNLRISGYDGFDTTAILAKVNLTGFEEALAGHLSAGQHRRTALARLQYSNCKIWILDEPFTAIDKKGVEELEQLFIQHAESGGCVILTTHQDMSIISNAMLRKITLDYRFV; encoded by the coding sequence GTGACCATATCAAACCAATCACAAGTGCTATTAAGTGCCAACGAATTAACCTGTATTCGTGAAGATCGGATTTTATTTGACGAACTGAGTTTTAATATCAATGCGGGTGATATTGTCCAAATTGAGGGTCCTAATGGTGCAGGTAAAACCAGTCTATTACGAATAATTGCAGGTTTGTCACGCCCCTATGCAGGAGATGTTGAATATTGTGGTGAAAACATCAATAGATGCAGGGATGAATTTAACCATGACCTCTTGTACCTAGGGCACTTAGCAGGGGTCAAAAGTGAGCTCACTGCAGAAGAAAATCTTAACTTCAATTTAAGAATCAGTGGCTATGATGGTTTTGATACCACTGCTATTTTGGCCAAAGTCAATTTAACCGGTTTTGAAGAGGCGCTTGCGGGTCATTTATCCGCAGGGCAACATCGACGAACAGCATTGGCAAGATTACAATACAGCAATTGTAAAATATGGATCCTTGATGAGCCTTTTACTGCAATTGATAAAAAAGGTGTAGAAGAACTAGAACAACTTTTTATTCAACATGCCGAGTCGGGTGGATGTGTGATACTAACAACACATCAGGATATGAGCATTATTAGTAATGCTATGCTTCGCAAAATCACTCTCGACTATCGCTTTGTATAA
- the ccmB gene encoding heme exporter protein CcmB, translated as MKRGISYTAAFMTLLQRDLRIAIRHRGDIFNPLLFFILVVTLFPLGIGPESQVLTRVAPGIIWVAALLASMLSLERLFKADFNDGSLEQMLLSPQPLALMVLAKVLAHWILTGVPLILVAPLLAVLLHLESNSYGALMLTLALGTPILSLLGAIGVALTVGLRKGGVLLSLLILPLYIPVLIFATSAIDAAGLNMAYDGQLAILAAMLVGSLILAPFAIGASLRVSTN; from the coding sequence ATGAAACGAGGAATCAGCTACACCGCAGCATTCATGACGCTACTACAACGTGATTTAAGAATTGCAATTCGTCATCGCGGAGATATTTTTAACCCATTATTATTTTTTATCCTAGTGGTGACTCTTTTCCCTCTAGGAATTGGACCAGAATCTCAGGTGCTTACTAGAGTAGCTCCAGGAATTATATGGGTTGCGGCCTTACTAGCATCAATGCTGTCGTTGGAGCGCTTATTTAAAGCAGACTTTAACGACGGTAGCCTAGAACAAATGCTACTGAGTCCACAACCATTAGCATTGATGGTATTAGCTAAGGTACTTGCACATTGGATTCTAACCGGTGTACCACTGATTCTAGTCGCACCACTACTGGCCGTACTATTACATTTAGAGAGCAATAGTTATGGTGCCTTAATGTTGACATTAGCATTGGGCACACCAATATTGTCGCTCCTTGGGGCAATAGGTGTAGCACTTACAGTAGGGCTTCGAAAAGGTGGAGTGCTACTAAGCTTGCTGATTTTGCCTTTATATATACCCGTACTCATTTTTGCCACCAGTGCAATTGATGCTGCGGGACTTAACATGGCTTACGATGGTCAACTTGCGATACTTGCAGCTATGTTGGTCGGTTCTTTAATCTTGGCACCTTTCGCAATTGGCGCCTCTTTACGAGTGAGTACAAACTAA
- a CDS encoding heme ABC transporter permease — MWKWLHSYADPERAYKLSGTLLPWFSILAILMVGTGSIWGLLFAPTDYQQGDSYRIIFIHVPAASMSMAAYMGMAIASFIGLVWQIKSADWAAAAIAPIGAVITFIALFTGAAWGKPMWGAWWVWDARLTSELVLLFLYLGVISLYASFEDKVLAARASGILAIVGVINIPIIKYSVDWWSSLHQPSTIRITEKSTMSTDMLYPLLINIVGFGMMIGAITLVRYRTEILARNGMRPWVRDLATAEEAK, encoded by the coding sequence ATGTGGAAATGGCTACATTCTTACGCAGACCCTGAACGGGCATATAAATTGTCTGGCACCTTGTTGCCATGGTTTAGCATTCTTGCAATATTAATGGTCGGTACTGGCAGTATTTGGGGATTATTGTTTGCCCCAACCGATTATCAACAAGGTGATAGCTACCGTATCATCTTTATCCATGTACCTGCAGCATCAATGTCTATGGCTGCTTACATGGGTATGGCAATTGCTTCATTCATAGGTTTAGTCTGGCAAATAAAATCGGCTGATTGGGCTGCAGCAGCCATTGCACCGATAGGCGCTGTGATCACCTTTATTGCATTATTTACAGGGGCTGCATGGGGCAAACCTATGTGGGGTGCTTGGTGGGTATGGGATGCGCGCCTTACATCTGAATTGGTATTATTATTTTTATACTTAGGCGTGATCTCACTGTATGCATCATTTGAAGACAAAGTCCTCGCGGCTAGAGCGTCTGGTATCCTCGCTATTGTCGGCGTAATTAATATTCCAATTATTAAATACTCTGTCGATTGGTGGAGCAGCTTGCATCAACCGTCGACCATCAGAATAACAGAGAAGTCTACCATGTCGACGGATATGCTATACCCTCTGCTAATAAACATTGTTGGTTTTGGTATGATGATTGGTGCCATTACCCTCGTCCGTTATAGAACAGAAATTCTTGCTCGAAATGGTATGCGCCCTTGGGTGAGAGACTTAGCAACCGCAGAGGAGGCAAAATAA
- the ccmD gene encoding heme exporter protein CcmD, whose amino-acid sequence MQFDSFKDFLDMGGYAFYVWLSYGVTIGCLATLITLSIRQKRKVLIEIAKKITREQRLKETRGNNRESKT is encoded by the coding sequence ATGCAATTTGATTCATTCAAAGATTTTTTAGATATGGGCGGTTATGCATTTTACGTTTGGTTATCCTATGGTGTAACAATTGGCTGCTTGGCAACATTGATCACCCTAAGCATTAGACAAAAGCGTAAAGTGCTAATTGAAATAGCTAAAAAGATAACGCGTGAACAACGCCTGAAAGAAACAAGAGGTAATAACCGTGAATCCAAGACGTAA
- the ccmE gene encoding cytochrome c maturation protein CcmE, producing the protein MNPRRKKRLTLAVTLIAGVAAVTSLLLYALNSNLNLFYTPYEITHGKNDTGVLPEVGQRIRVGGMVTMGSMNRDPDSLYVEFAVHDSAGGSVVVTYDDLLPDLFREGQGIVAQGVLVESGKLAATEVLAKHDENYMPPEVAEAMGQKHEKPTYSQKALEDK; encoded by the coding sequence GTGAATCCAAGACGTAAAAAGAGATTAACGCTCGCCGTGACATTAATTGCAGGCGTTGCAGCCGTTACTTCATTATTGCTATACGCACTAAATTCAAATTTGAATTTATTCTATACTCCATATGAAATTACTCACGGCAAAAACGACACAGGTGTGTTGCCTGAAGTCGGACAACGAATCCGAGTAGGCGGTATGGTTACAATGGGCTCAATGAATCGAGATCCTGACAGCTTATATGTAGAGTTTGCTGTACATGATTCAGCAGGCGGAAGTGTCGTTGTGACTTATGATGACTTGTTACCTGATTTGTTTAGAGAAGGTCAAGGGATCGTCGCACAAGGTGTATTAGTAGAATCAGGAAAATTAGCGGCAACGGAAGTGCTTGCCAAGCATGATGAAAACTATATGCCACCTGAAGTAGCTGAAGCTATGGGACAAAAGCATGAAAAGCCGACCTATAGTCAAAAAGCGCTTGAAGACAAATAA
- the rplQ gene encoding 50S ribosomal protein L17 — translation MRHRKSGRQLNRNSSHRQAMFRNMACSIVRHEIIKTTVAKAKELRRVVEPLITLAKVDSVANRRLAFARTRDAEVVGKLFTELGPRFQERPGGYTRILKCGLRTGDKAPMAYIELVGRPEAAEAVEVEAAE, via the coding sequence ATGCGCCATCGTAAGAGTGGTCGTCAACTAAACCGCAACAGCAGTCATCGCCAAGCTATGTTCCGTAACATGGCTTGTTCAATAGTTCGTCATGAGATTATCAAGACAACTGTTGCTAAAGCGAAAGAACTGCGTCGCGTTGTTGAACCTCTAATAACACTTGCTAAAGTTGACAGCGTTGCAAATCGCCGTTTAGCTTTCGCTCGTACCCGCGACGCTGAAGTTGTAGGTAAGTTATTTACTGAATTGGGTCCACGCTTCCAGGAACGTCCTGGTGGTTACACTCGTATTCTAAAGTGCGGTCTACGTACCGGTGATAAAGCCCCAATGGCTTACATCGAATTAGTAGGTCGTCCTGAAGCTGCTGAAGCTGTTGAAGTCGAAGCTGCTGAGTAA